A window from Myxocyprinus asiaticus isolate MX2 ecotype Aquarium Trade chromosome 37, UBuf_Myxa_2, whole genome shotgun sequence encodes these proteins:
- the LOC127428014 gene encoding retinoschisin-like: MEHRLHHMLLLSILLVIQGFVGLQAQENGEGNDTWAGKTCKCECDDPSSKLPSKGSRSNWAQEMDCMPECPYHKPLGFEAGSVTSDQISCSNEDQYAGWFSSWTANKARLNSQGFGCAWLSKFQDTNQWLQVDLKEVKVVSGILTQGRCDSDEWITKYSVQYCTNEKLSWIYYKDQTGNNRVFYGNSDRSSTVQNLLRPPIIARYIRIIPLGWHTRIAIRMELLLCMSKCT; encoded by the exons ATGGAGCACAGACTGCATCACATGTTACTGTTGTCCATCCTGCTGGTGATTCAAG GTTTTGTTGGGCTGCAAGCTCAAGAG AATGGTGAGGGCAATGACACATGGGCTGGGAAAACCTGCAAGTGTGAATGCGATGATCCGTCGAGCAAGCTGCCTTCCAAAGGTTCTAGATCAAACTGGGCACAGGAGATGGACTGCATGCCAG AGTGCCCTTACCATAAACCTCTAGGTTTTGAGGCTGGATCTGTGACTTCAGATCAGATCAGCTGCTCAAATGAAGACCAGTACGCAGGGTGGTTCTCCTCCTGGACCGCAAACAAGGCGAGGCTCAACAGCCAAGGATTTGG GTGTGCCTGGCTGTCTAAGTTCCAGGATACAAACCAGTGGCTTCAAGTTGACCTGAAGGAAGTCAAAGTTGTTTCTGGTATCCTGACCCAGGGCCGATGTGACTCTGATGAGTGGATTACAAAGTACAGTGTGCAGTACTGCACCAATGAGAAACTCAGCTGGATCTACTACAAGGACCAGACAGGAAACAACAGA GTCTTCTATGGAAACTCTGACCGCTCATCCACAGTCCAGAACCTGCTGCGCCCACCTATCATAGCACGTTACATCCGTATAATCCCGTTGGGCTGGCACACCCGCATCGCCATCCGCATGGAGCTGTTACTTTGCATGAGTAAATGCACCTGA